A part of Aquibium oceanicum genomic DNA contains:
- a CDS encoding ABC transporter ATP-binding protein, producing the protein MNRAVDPRQLAMDADGLAKGDVLLSVKNVSLRFGGVKAITDISFDIRKGEIRAIIGPNGAGKTSMLNVINGFYTPQEGTITFRGEERKKIAPYQAAASGIARTFQNVALFKGMTTLDNIMAGRTLAMHRNFLWQLVYFGPALNEEIANRRKVEEIIDFLEIQHIRKVPVGRLPYGLQKRVELGRALAAEPSLLLLDEPMAGMNLEEKEDMSRFILDVNSQFGTTIALIEHDMGVVMDISDRVVVLDYGRKIGDGTPDEVKANQDVIDAYLGVSHQDEGEG; encoded by the coding sequence ATGAACCGCGCGGTCGACCCGAGGCAGCTGGCGATGGACGCGGACGGACTGGCCAAGGGAGACGTGCTCCTGTCGGTCAAGAACGTCTCGTTGCGCTTCGGCGGGGTGAAGGCGATCACCGACATCTCGTTCGACATTCGCAAGGGCGAGATCCGCGCCATCATCGGCCCCAACGGTGCCGGCAAGACCTCGATGCTCAACGTCATCAACGGGTTCTACACGCCGCAGGAAGGCACGATCACCTTCCGCGGCGAGGAGCGCAAGAAGATCGCGCCCTACCAGGCCGCCGCGTCCGGGATCGCGCGCACCTTCCAGAACGTGGCGTTGTTCAAGGGCATGACGACGCTGGACAACATCATGGCTGGCCGGACGCTTGCCATGCACAGAAACTTCCTGTGGCAGCTCGTCTATTTCGGCCCGGCGCTGAACGAGGAGATCGCCAACCGCCGCAAGGTGGAGGAGATCATCGACTTCCTGGAGATCCAACACATCCGCAAGGTGCCGGTCGGCCGGCTGCCCTACGGATTGCAGAAGCGGGTGGAACTGGGCCGGGCGCTCGCGGCGGAACCGTCGCTGCTCCTGCTCGACGAACCGATGGCGGGCATGAACCTCGAGGAGAAGGAGGACATGAGCCGCTTCATCCTCGACGTGAACAGCCAGTTCGGCACCACGATCGCGCTGATCGAGCACGACATGGGCGTGGTCATGGACATCTCCGACCGCGTGGTGGTGCTCGATTACGGCCGCAAGATCGGCGACGGGACGCCGGATGAGGTGAAGGCGAACCAGGACGTGATCGACGCCTATCTCGGCGTCTCGCACCAGGACGAAGGGGAGGGATGA
- a CDS encoding Crp/Fnr family transcriptional regulator — MTSRYEFVRGAIWARELDEDEIERALRGIVDRAFPKNAYICHRGDRLDHWTGVVEGLVKISAISRSGKAMTFAGVANGSWFGEGSVLKDEPRQYDVVAIRETRLAMMNRATFAWLYENSKGFNRFLVRQLNERVGQFIATIEHDRILSPRARVARHLSWFFNPVLYPQVRTDIEISQEELGLLAGVSRAVANRSLQELEQEGLLANDHGRIRVVDLEALRRYEP, encoded by the coding sequence ATGACATCAAGGTATGAGTTCGTCAGGGGCGCGATTTGGGCTCGCGAACTGGACGAGGACGAAATCGAGCGCGCATTGCGCGGGATCGTGGACAGGGCGTTCCCCAAGAACGCCTACATCTGCCACCGCGGCGACCGGCTGGATCACTGGACCGGCGTGGTCGAGGGACTGGTCAAGATCAGCGCGATCTCCCGCAGCGGCAAGGCGATGACCTTCGCCGGCGTGGCAAACGGCAGCTGGTTCGGCGAAGGATCGGTGCTCAAGGACGAGCCGCGCCAGTACGACGTCGTGGCGATCCGCGAAACCCGGCTCGCCATGATGAACCGGGCCACCTTCGCCTGGCTCTACGAGAACTCCAAGGGCTTCAATCGCTTCCTCGTCCGCCAGCTCAACGAGCGCGTCGGCCAGTTCATCGCGACCATCGAGCATGACCGGATCCTGAGCCCCAGGGCCCGCGTCGCGCGTCATCTGTCGTGGTTCTTCAATCCGGTGCTCTATCCACAGGTGAGGACGGACATAGAGATATCGCAGGAAGAGCTGGGCCTTCTCGCGGGGGTGTCGCGCGCCGTGGCCAACCGGTCGTTGCAGGAACTGGAGCAGGAAGGGCTGCTGGCTAACGACCATGGCCGCATCCGCGTGGTCGATCTCGAAGCACTGCGTCGCTACGAACCCTGA
- a CDS encoding putative bifunctional diguanylate cyclase/phosphodiesterase, translating into MRKIKKDDIPVDIYIPFVESLFRDGFTLSVGLVAQTLLVILCYWKTSDPLYLLVAVGMAAVGVMRLRNIRRYRNMGKAQTGDEAWTREKDYVLYGSMHGFMLGLFCFVGIYLAHDPFAEIAAVSVTLASATAIAGRNYGSPRMVMIFIMTMTWPISLGFILRGDWYHLILGCMAFPFFFAIRRFADLVREVLFAALSEEKKANRLAQRFNRALNTMSHGLIMLGGEGRVIVANAEAAELMRVDNPEKLIGRSLKALLLRGAAGGLIDRKDCSFVEAQLSRALRDGCGRKLLVDLTDGRHLEFSAREGSDDLGVITFEDVTQRVHSEEKIRTMARFDSLTGLANRAYFHELVTEQMSGGDRDRLCALAIFDIDDFKSINDTLGHPVGDGLIYAISERLSFFADENTRVSRFGGDEFVIYFDRVEDELSLGRILDGLFEGLKEEVDVAGHVLRIQVSAGAVLRPIAISDFDDMVVKADLALYKAKEFGKNGWRLFESTMDAAFRERQMLKSDLRNAVAAAELRVVYQPIVGMETMRIASCEALCRWHHPELGNVSPAVFIPLAEEMGIITEISRQVLIAACRECRKWPAPIGVSVNLSARDFRDADIVDTVRHALEETGLEPSRLEIEVTETAVLDDKSSTRDYLEEIRSLGVRIALDDFGTGYSGLSYLHTLPLDKVKIDRSFLQDITTNERSLELLKGVVSLSRQLGLTVTIEGVETFEQLKILAVSVHPDLLQGFLFGSALSASGIETMASSGWPFAEDLKRARLAAAS; encoded by the coding sequence CCGGTCGACATCTACATCCCGTTCGTGGAATCGCTGTTCCGGGACGGGTTTACGCTGTCGGTGGGACTCGTCGCGCAGACGCTGCTCGTCATCCTTTGCTACTGGAAAACGAGCGACCCCCTCTATCTCCTCGTTGCCGTTGGCATGGCGGCAGTCGGCGTGATGCGGCTGCGCAACATTCGCCGCTACCGAAACATGGGCAAGGCGCAGACGGGGGACGAGGCCTGGACGCGCGAGAAGGACTACGTCCTCTACGGGTCGATGCATGGGTTCATGCTGGGCCTGTTCTGCTTCGTCGGAATCTATCTCGCTCACGATCCCTTCGCGGAAATCGCGGCGGTATCGGTGACCCTGGCGTCGGCGACGGCCATCGCCGGGCGCAACTACGGTTCGCCGCGCATGGTCATGATCTTCATCATGACGATGACCTGGCCGATCTCGCTCGGATTCATCCTTCGCGGGGATTGGTATCATCTCATCCTCGGCTGCATGGCGTTTCCGTTCTTCTTCGCGATACGGCGCTTCGCCGACCTGGTTCGCGAGGTGCTGTTCGCGGCGCTTTCGGAAGAGAAGAAGGCGAACCGCCTGGCGCAGCGTTTCAACCGCGCGCTGAACACCATGTCGCACGGCCTCATCATGCTGGGCGGGGAAGGTCGCGTCATCGTGGCCAATGCCGAGGCCGCCGAGCTGATGCGGGTGGACAATCCGGAAAAGCTCATCGGTCGCAGCCTGAAGGCACTCCTGCTTCGGGGCGCCGCGGGCGGTCTCATCGACCGGAAGGACTGCAGCTTCGTCGAAGCCCAGCTCTCGCGCGCATTGCGTGACGGCTGCGGCCGCAAGCTCCTCGTCGACCTGACGGATGGGCGGCATCTCGAATTCTCGGCCCGCGAGGGAAGCGACGATCTCGGCGTCATCACCTTCGAGGATGTCACGCAGCGCGTGCATTCCGAGGAGAAGATCCGCACCATGGCCCGCTTCGACAGCCTTACCGGGCTGGCCAACCGCGCCTATTTCCACGAACTCGTGACCGAGCAGATGAGCGGTGGCGACCGCGACCGGCTCTGCGCGCTGGCGATTTTCGACATCGACGATTTCAAGAGCATCAACGACACGCTTGGCCATCCGGTGGGGGACGGCCTGATCTATGCGATCTCCGAGCGGCTCTCCTTCTTCGCGGACGAAAACACACGCGTCAGCCGGTTCGGGGGAGACGAATTCGTCATCTACTTCGACCGCGTGGAAGACGAGTTGAGCCTCGGCCGGATTCTCGACGGCCTGTTCGAGGGTCTCAAGGAGGAAGTGGACGTCGCCGGTCACGTGCTGCGCATCCAGGTCAGCGCGGGTGCCGTGCTTCGGCCGATCGCGATCTCCGATTTCGACGACATGGTCGTCAAGGCCGATCTCGCCCTCTACAAGGCCAAGGAGTTCGGCAAGAACGGCTGGCGGCTATTCGAATCCACCATGGATGCGGCGTTCCGCGAGCGGCAGATGCTCAAGTCCGACCTGCGCAACGCCGTGGCGGCCGCCGAACTGCGCGTGGTCTACCAGCCGATCGTCGGCATGGAGACGATGCGGATCGCCAGCTGCGAGGCGCTGTGCCGCTGGCATCACCCCGAACTCGGCAACGTCTCGCCGGCCGTCTTCATCCCGCTTGCCGAAGAGATGGGCATCATCACCGAAATCAGCCGCCAGGTTCTGATTGCGGCCTGCCGGGAATGCCGCAAATGGCCCGCGCCGATCGGCGTCTCGGTCAACCTGTCCGCGCGTGATTTCCGCGACGCAGACATCGTGGACACCGTGCGGCACGCGCTCGAAGAGACCGGTCTGGAACCGAGCCGCCTGGAGATCGAGGTCACGGAAACCGCGGTTCTGGACGACAAGTCCTCGACGCGCGACTACCTCGAGGAGATCAGGTCGCTCGGCGTGCGGATCGCTCTGGACGATTTCGGCACCGGCTATTCCGGCCTCAGCTACCTGCACACGCTGCCCCTCGACAAGGTCAAGATCGACCGCAGCTTCCTTCAGGACATCACCACCAACGAGCGTTCGCTGGAACTCCTGAAGGGCGTGGTCAGCCTTTCGCGGCAGCTCGGGCTTACGGTCACGATCGAGGGCGTCGAGACGTTCGAGCAGCTCAAGATCCTGGCCGTCTCCGTCCATCCCGACCTGTTGCAGGGCTTCCTGTTCGGGTCCGCGCTGAGCGCCTCCGGGATCGAGACCATGGCCTCCAGCGGCTGGCCATTCGCCGAAGACCTGAAGCGCGCCCGGCTCGCTGCGGCCAGCTGA
- a CDS encoding N-acyl amino acid synthase FeeM domain-containing protein yields the protein MNVFARNVFAILERTEYRRIESGEDLESIYRLRYKSYRAADMVCDKPDQMVYDDLDEQVNCHRFGVFIDGDLVSTIRIHHVDKANPISPSVTVYGDLLMPRINAGDTFIDPSRFAADPDWSQVYPQIPYLTLRLAGMACFHFDAPYCLSTIKEEHTGFYRRIYMSEQIGPKRDYPGLNYPVVLFQANVHAIQERSFQRFPFFRSSPMEQRLLFGTTRKGDPAPLTVLPTAKYMRKAA from the coding sequence ATGAATGTATTTGCGCGTAACGTATTCGCGATTCTGGAACGCACCGAATACCGGCGGATCGAAAGCGGCGAGGACCTTGAGAGTATCTACCGGCTTCGCTACAAGTCCTACCGCGCGGCGGACATGGTCTGCGACAAGCCCGACCAGATGGTCTACGACGATCTGGACGAGCAGGTGAACTGCCACCGGTTCGGCGTCTTCATCGATGGCGACCTCGTTTCCACCATCCGCATTCACCACGTCGACAAGGCAAACCCGATCTCGCCTTCGGTCACCGTCTATGGCGACCTTCTGATGCCGCGTATCAACGCGGGCGACACGTTCATCGACCCGAGCCGGTTCGCCGCCGATCCCGACTGGTCGCAGGTCTATCCCCAGATTCCGTACCTGACCCTGCGCCTTGCCGGCATGGCCTGCTTCCACTTCGATGCGCCGTACTGCCTGTCCACCATCAAGGAAGAACACACCGGCTTCTACCGGCGCATCTACATGTCCGAACAGATCGGTCCGAAGAGGGATTATCCGGGGCTGAATTATCCGGTCGTGCTCTTCCAGGCCAATGTGCACGCGATCCAGGAACGTTCGTTCCAGCGTTTTCCGTTCTTCCGTTCGAGCCCAATGGAGCAGCGGCTGCTGTTCGGGACAACCCGCAAGGGCGATCCGGCGCCGCTGACCGTCCTGCCGACGGCAAAATACATGCGCAAGGCCGCCTGA
- a CDS encoding branched-chain amino acid ABC transporter permease, which produces MFYREAGQFKTTYAADQQVFPILQDRIGVAVILFIAIAVVPFVANDFFMSAIAIPFLILALATIGLNVLTGYAGQLSLGTGGFMGVGAYACYKLATIFPDVPIVAHILLSGVFAAAAGVVFGLPSLRIKGLYLAVTTLAAQFFFEWCFIRIPWLYNNNASGAIEVPGLKVFGVIVTGPAAGSIPRYYMVLAIVILLTVLVKNLLRGRIGRQWMMIRDMDIAAELMGVRPLYAKLSAFAVSSYLCGVAGAMFVFFYLGAAEPSAFSITLSFQVLFMAILGGLGSLVGCFFGAAFIWILPILLRAGPPMIGIPIAAETATHVTSMIIGALIVAFLILEPHGLARLWQIGKEKLRVWPFPYA; this is translated from the coding sequence GTGTTCTATCGCGAAGCCGGACAGTTCAAGACGACATACGCGGCCGACCAGCAGGTCTTCCCGATCCTGCAGGACCGGATCGGCGTGGCCGTCATCCTCTTCATCGCGATCGCCGTCGTCCCCTTCGTGGCGAACGACTTCTTCATGTCCGCAATCGCCATCCCCTTCCTGATCCTGGCGCTGGCCACGATCGGCCTCAACGTGCTGACGGGCTATGCCGGGCAGCTGTCGCTCGGAACCGGCGGCTTCATGGGGGTCGGCGCCTATGCCTGCTACAAGCTGGCGACGATCTTCCCCGACGTGCCGATCGTGGCGCACATCCTGCTGTCGGGCGTGTTCGCCGCGGCGGCCGGCGTCGTCTTCGGCCTGCCGTCTCTGCGCATCAAGGGGCTCTACCTCGCGGTGACCACGCTCGCGGCGCAGTTCTTCTTCGAGTGGTGCTTCATCCGCATTCCCTGGCTCTACAACAACAACGCATCGGGCGCGATCGAGGTGCCGGGACTGAAGGTCTTCGGCGTCATCGTGACGGGGCCGGCCGCCGGCAGCATCCCGCGCTACTACATGGTGCTCGCCATCGTGATCCTTCTGACGGTGCTGGTGAAGAACCTTCTGCGCGGCCGCATCGGCCGGCAGTGGATGATGATCCGCGACATGGACATCGCCGCCGAACTGATGGGCGTACGGCCGCTCTACGCCAAGCTCTCGGCATTCGCCGTCTCGTCCTACTTGTGCGGGGTGGCGGGGGCGATGTTCGTGTTCTTCTATCTCGGTGCGGCGGAGCCGTCGGCATTCTCGATCACGCTCTCCTTCCAGGTGCTGTTCATGGCCATCCTGGGAGGGCTGGGCTCGCTGGTCGGGTGTTTTTTCGGCGCCGCCTTCATCTGGATCCTGCCGATCCTGCTTCGCGCCGGGCCGCCGATGATCGGCATTCCGATCGCGGCCGAGACGGCGACCCACGTCACCTCGATGATCATCGGCGCCCTGATCGTGGCGTTCCTGATCCTCGAGCCGCACGGTCTGGCCCGGCTGTGGCAGATCGGAAAGGAGAAGCTCAGGGTGTGGCCCTTCCCTTACGCATGA
- a CDS encoding ABC transporter substrate-binding protein — MRLKSLIVGGILAAMASTAALPAFAQDSVYVPLFSYRTGPYAGSGIPIANGMSDYLTMLNERDGGINGVKINIEECETGYDTQKGVECYEQVKAKNPLVISPYSTGITLQVIPKAGVDKIPVLSMAYGLSAAAVGESSPWVFNPPATYWDGASAIITDIANREGGMEGLKGKKIGYIYLDAGYGKEPIPLLEDFSKKYGFELTLYPVPGKEMQNQSSQWLNVRRDRPDYMIMWGWGAMNPTAVKEAVKIRYPMDKFYGIWWSGGNDDAGAGGEDAKGYRTMNFHGVGSDYPVIQDIKKYVVDAGKSQVDPAKFADNLYNRGVYNSMLIAEGIRQAQEITGKKVIDAADMRAGLENLNVDEARLKEIGMEGFAKPVKLSCSDHSGHHQVYVVEWDGKDWQKAGEWYSPMTDVVRPMLEKAAEEYTTANAPWPEREEACLSN, encoded by the coding sequence ATGAGACTGAAATCGCTGATTGTCGGCGGCATTCTCGCCGCCATGGCGTCGACGGCGGCATTGCCCGCCTTCGCGCAGGACAGCGTCTACGTGCCGCTGTTCAGCTACCGTACCGGACCCTATGCCGGCTCCGGCATCCCGATCGCCAACGGTATGAGCGACTATCTTACCATGCTCAACGAGCGCGACGGCGGTATCAACGGCGTAAAGATCAACATCGAGGAGTGCGAGACCGGCTACGACACCCAGAAGGGCGTCGAATGCTACGAGCAGGTCAAGGCGAAGAACCCGCTGGTGATCTCGCCCTATTCGACCGGCATCACGCTGCAGGTGATCCCGAAGGCAGGCGTCGACAAGATCCCGGTGCTCTCGATGGCCTACGGGCTTTCGGCGGCGGCGGTGGGCGAATCCTCCCCCTGGGTGTTCAATCCGCCCGCGACCTACTGGGACGGCGCCTCGGCCATCATCACCGACATCGCCAATCGCGAAGGCGGCATGGAGGGCCTGAAGGGCAAGAAGATCGGCTACATCTATCTCGATGCCGGCTACGGCAAGGAGCCGATCCCGCTTTTGGAGGACTTCTCCAAGAAGTACGGCTTCGAGCTCACCCTCTACCCGGTTCCCGGCAAGGAGATGCAGAACCAGTCGTCGCAGTGGCTCAACGTGCGCCGCGACCGTCCCGACTACATGATCATGTGGGGCTGGGGCGCGATGAACCCAACCGCGGTCAAGGAAGCGGTCAAGATCCGCTATCCGATGGACAAGTTCTACGGCATCTGGTGGTCGGGTGGTAACGACGACGCGGGCGCCGGCGGCGAGGACGCCAAGGGCTATCGCACCATGAACTTCCACGGTGTGGGTAGCGACTATCCGGTCATTCAGGACATCAAGAAGTATGTCGTGGATGCCGGCAAGAGCCAGGTCGATCCGGCGAAGTTCGCGGACAATCTCTACAACCGCGGCGTCTACAACTCGATGCTGATCGCCGAAGGCATCCGTCAGGCGCAGGAGATCACCGGCAAGAAGGTGATCGACGCCGCCGACATGCGCGCCGGCCTCGAAAACCTCAACGTCGACGAGGCGCGCCTCAAGGAGATCGGCATGGAAGGCTTCGCCAAGCCGGTGAAGCTGTCGTGCTCCGACCACTCCGGCCATCATCAGGTCTACGTCGTCGAATGGGACGGCAAGGACTGGCAAAAGGCGGGCGAGTGGTACTCTCCGATGACCGACGTCGTGCGCCCGATGCTCGAAAAGGCCGCGGAGGAGTACACCACCGCCAATGCGCCTTGGCCGGAGCGCGAGGAAGCCTGCCTCTCGAACTGA
- a CDS encoding AMP-dependent synthetase/ligase: protein MLATAKAGTTLDTFPKYLLSNAERFADRPAMRHKDLGIWQGWSWKEQMEEVRAFAIGLSALGLKRGDKVAVVGSNRPRLYWTFAAVQSIGGVPVPVYADSVAEEMAYVLDHAEVRFAVVEDQEQVDKLLSIADKVASLKQIIYDETRGLRGYDHTHLHAYDEVREKGLALIAADPQEVSRWEASVAAGQGSDLGIILYTSGTTGRPKGVMLSNDNLVKSALHGNAFDHLGPDENIIAYLPLAWVGDHVFSYAQSYTAGFCVSCPESPETVTEDRREIAPTYFFAPPRVFEGLLTAVMVRMEDASRLKKRIFDHFLAHARKVGEPILNGEKVGFWDRLKYLAGDLLVYAPLKNRMGMSRLRVGYTAGEAIGPELFRFYRSIGLNLKQLYGQTEACVYITAQPDGNIRADTVGVPSPGVEIRIAESGEVLYRSEGVFEGYYKNDEATRATKTPDGWVHTGDAGFIDNEGHLKIIDRAKDVGKLRSGALFAPKYIENTLKFFPDIKEAVAFGDDRDFCAAFVNIDLQSVGSWAERNNLSYGSYQELAQHPEVCRIVGAHVEAANRKLSEEPMMAASQIRRFLILHKELDADDGELTRTQKVRRSFISERYGELIEALYDGSTEKYVETEMTFEDGRKGRVSATVRIFDAPVCGAAETRMKEAAE, encoded by the coding sequence ATGCTTGCGACGGCCAAAGCCGGAACGACGCTCGACACCTTTCCGAAGTATCTGCTTTCGAACGCGGAGCGCTTTGCGGACCGCCCCGCCATGCGCCATAAGGACCTCGGCATCTGGCAGGGCTGGTCCTGGAAGGAGCAGATGGAGGAGGTTCGCGCCTTCGCCATCGGGCTCTCGGCGCTCGGGCTCAAGCGCGGCGACAAGGTCGCGGTGGTCGGATCGAACCGACCGCGCCTGTACTGGACCTTCGCGGCGGTCCAGTCGATCGGCGGCGTTCCGGTGCCGGTCTATGCCGACTCGGTCGCCGAAGAGATGGCCTACGTGCTCGACCACGCGGAGGTCCGCTTCGCCGTGGTCGAGGATCAGGAGCAGGTCGACAAGCTGCTGTCGATCGCCGACAAGGTCGCCTCGCTCAAGCAGATCATCTACGACGAGACGCGGGGCCTGCGCGGCTACGATCACACGCATCTGCATGCCTATGACGAGGTTCGCGAGAAGGGCCTCGCCCTGATCGCCGCCGATCCGCAGGAGGTTTCCAGATGGGAGGCGTCGGTCGCCGCCGGACAGGGAAGCGATCTCGGCATCATCCTCTACACGTCCGGCACGACGGGCCGTCCCAAGGGCGTGATGCTGTCCAACGACAACCTCGTGAAGTCGGCGCTGCACGGCAACGCCTTCGATCATCTCGGACCCGACGAGAACATCATTGCCTACCTGCCGCTCGCCTGGGTTGGAGACCACGTCTTCTCCTACGCGCAGTCCTATACAGCCGGCTTCTGCGTCTCCTGCCCGGAGAGCCCCGAAACGGTGACGGAGGACCGCCGCGAGATCGCGCCGACCTACTTCTTTGCGCCGCCGCGCGTTTTCGAGGGACTGCTGACGGCCGTCATGGTCCGGATGGAAGATGCCAGCCGGCTGAAGAAGCGCATTTTCGACCATTTCCTCGCCCACGCACGCAAGGTCGGCGAACCGATCCTCAACGGCGAAAAAGTCGGCTTCTGGGATCGTCTGAAGTATCTTGCCGGCGACCTCCTGGTCTACGCGCCACTGAAGAACCGCATGGGCATGTCCCGCCTCAGGGTCGGCTACACGGCCGGCGAGGCGATCGGGCCGGAACTCTTCCGCTTCTACCGCTCGATCGGGCTGAATCTGAAGCAGCTCTACGGCCAGACGGAAGCCTGCGTCTACATCACCGCGCAGCCGGACGGGAACATACGCGCCGACACGGTCGGTGTCCCTTCGCCGGGCGTCGAGATCAGGATCGCCGAGAGCGGCGAGGTTCTCTATCGCTCCGAAGGCGTCTTTGAAGGTTACTACAAGAACGACGAGGCGACGCGGGCCACCAAGACGCCCGACGGCTGGGTCCATACCGGCGACGCTGGCTTCATCGACAACGAGGGCCATCTCAAGATCATCGATCGCGCCAAGGACGTGGGCAAGCTGCGGTCCGGCGCGCTGTTCGCGCCGAAGTACATCGAGAACACGCTGAAGTTCTTCCCCGACATCAAGGAAGCGGTCGCGTTCGGCGACGACCGCGACTTCTGCGCCGCCTTCGTCAACATCGACCTGCAATCGGTCGGAAGCTGGGCCGAGCGCAACAACCTGTCCTACGGGTCCTACCAGGAACTGGCCCAGCATCCGGAAGTCTGCCGCATCGTGGGCGCGCACGTCGAAGCGGCGAACCGGAAGCTCTCCGAAGAGCCGATGATGGCGGCCTCGCAGATCAGGCGCTTCCTGATTCTGCACAAGGAACTCGACGCGGACGACGGCGAACTGACGCGCACGCAGAAGGTGCGCCGCTCGTTCATCTCGGAGCGCTACGGAGAGCTGATCGAGGCGCTCTACGACGGCTCGACGGAGAAGTACGTCGAGACCGAGATGACCTTCGAAGACGGCCGCAAGGGCCGCGTCAGCGCCACAGTCCGCATCTTCGACGCGCCCGTCTGCGGCGCCGCGGAGACCCGCATGAAGGAGGCCGCCGAATGA
- a CDS encoding branched-chain amino acid ABC transporter permease codes for MLYQIFIDPFAQMVDMPDFLIQVVWEGFVAGILYALIALGFVLIFKASGVFNFAQGIMVVFAGLTLVGLHEAGVPAFLALILAIGVMALLAVAVERFVMRPLVNQPEIILLMSTIGMTYFLIGFGEFVFGGEPKQMITEELGLPTGSTAFEIGEQGLVILQHIDIAAAVIAIIMVASLALFFNKTRIGRALRAVADDHQAAQSVGISLNQIWAIVWFAAGIVALATGIMWGARSDVSFALEIVALKALPVLILGGFTSIPGAIVGGLIIGIGEKIGEIYWGPLVGGGIESWLAYMIALVFLLFRPQGLFGERIIERV; via the coding sequence ATGCTCTACCAGATATTCATAGACCCCTTCGCGCAAATGGTGGACATGCCCGACTTCCTCATCCAGGTCGTCTGGGAAGGCTTCGTGGCCGGGATCCTCTATGCGCTGATCGCGCTCGGCTTCGTCCTCATCTTCAAGGCCTCCGGCGTGTTCAACTTCGCCCAGGGCATCATGGTCGTCTTCGCCGGCCTGACGCTGGTCGGACTGCACGAGGCGGGCGTGCCGGCCTTCCTGGCTCTGATCCTCGCGATCGGCGTTATGGCGCTGCTGGCGGTCGCGGTGGAGCGCTTCGTCATGCGCCCGCTGGTCAACCAGCCCGAGATCATCCTTTTGATGTCGACCATCGGGATGACCTATTTCCTGATCGGCTTCGGCGAGTTCGTGTTCGGCGGCGAACCCAAGCAGATGATCACCGAGGAGCTCGGCCTGCCGACGGGTTCGACCGCCTTCGAGATCGGCGAGCAGGGGCTGGTGATCCTCCAGCACATCGACATCGCCGCCGCCGTGATCGCCATCATCATGGTGGCCTCGCTGGCGCTGTTCTTCAACAAGACGCGGATCGGGCGGGCGCTGCGCGCCGTGGCTGACGATCACCAGGCAGCCCAGTCGGTGGGTATTTCGCTCAACCAGATCTGGGCGATCGTGTGGTTCGCGGCCGGCATCGTGGCGCTCGCGACCGGCATCATGTGGGGCGCGCGCTCCGATGTCTCCTTCGCGCTGGAGATCGTGGCGCTGAAGGCGCTGCCGGTGCTGATCCTCGGCGGCTTCACCTCGATCCCGGGCGCCATCGTCGGCGGGCTGATCATCGGCATCGGCGAGAAGATAGGCGAGATCTACTGGGGGCCGCTTGTCGGCGGCGGCATCGAAAGCTGGCTCGCCTACATGATCGCGCTGGTCTTCCTGCTGTTCAGGCCGCAGGGCCTGTTCGGCGAACGCATCATCGAGCGGGTGTGA